The nucleotide sequence TGGGCTTCAGCCTTGGAAGTTTCTTGTTATAGAAAATCAAGAGTTAAAAGAGAAACTTAAATCACATTCATATAATCAATCTCAAGTGGCGGATTGTTCGCACTTGGTTGTGCTTTGCCGTGTAAATGATATCAATGAGGCTTATATAGAGAAATATATAAAATCTATCGCAGAGACTAGGGGGCAAAATGTAGAAGAATTAGATGGTTACAAAGGTATGATGGTCGGCGCTCTGCTCGGTCATGAAAAACCATGCTTCCTTCGTAATTGGGCAAATAAGCAAGTATATATAGCTCTTGGCAACTTGCTTACGAGCGCCGCCCTAATGAATATCGACGCATGCCCTATGGAAGGCTTCATGCCGGCTGAATACGATGAAGTACTTGGCCTCAAAGAAAAAGGTCTATCATCCGTGGTGGTTTGCTCGATTGGCTTTAGGAGCCCTGAAGATGAATATGCGAAAGCAAAAAAAGTTAGATTTTCAACTGATGAAATGATAGAAAGGCTCTAAATATTGTTTACCATTGCTTTTTTGGATTTTTATGTTATTTTATAAGTCAAATAACAAACGAAATGAGTACATTTAAAGACCTGGGATTGAATCCTATGATACTGCAAGCATTGGATGAGCTTGGATTTGCAGTCCCAACACCTATACAAAGTAAGGCGATTCCACATTTAATTAATTCAGATAATGATCTGATAGCTTTGGCGCAAACCGGCACCGGTAAGACAGCCGCATTTTCGCTACCTATCGTTCAGCAATTGGATATGGCTGATAGTTCGGTGCAAGCATTGATCCTTTGCCCAACTAGAGAGCTCGCTATACAGATCGCCAGTGATATTAAAACTTTTGTAAAATACTCAAAAGGAGTTTCGGTAGTCCCTGTATTTGGTGGAGAGAGTGTTGATAAACAAATTCGAAGCCTTAAGCAAAGACCTCAAATCGTTGTTGGTACTCCGGGTCGTGTAAATGATATGATTAGAAGACGTATATTAAAGGTGGAGTCACTTAAGTGGCTCGTATTGGATGAGGCTGATGAGATGTTAAATATGGGTTTCAAAGAAGAATTGGATCAGATCTTGGAAACTATGCCGGAAGGTAAACAGGCACTGCTTTTTTCTGCGACTATGAATAATCAAATACGTAGAATAGCTAGCAATTACATGAGAAAACCTGAGGAAATAACAATAGGAGAAAAAAACACCGGAACAGCAAATGTTGCGCATTTTTATTATGTAGTTCATGAAAAAGATCGTTATCAAGCGCTTAGGCGTATTGCAGACTTGAATCCTGATATTCATGCGCTTGTTTTTTGTAGAACTAGGAGAGAAACACAGCAAGTTGCAGATAAATTGATTCAAGATCATTATTCCGCTGAAGCGATTCATGGAGATATTTCTCAAG is from Candidatus Peregrinibacteria bacterium and encodes:
- a CDS encoding NAD(P)H-dependent oxidoreductase, which translates into the protein MDIIDALNWRYAVKQFDSTKKIPEAELEKLLEALRLSPSSYGLQPWKFLVIENQELKEKLKSHSYNQSQVADCSHLVVLCRVNDINEAYIEKYIKSIAETRGQNVEELDGYKGMMVGALLGHEKPCFLRNWANKQVYIALGNLLTSAALMNIDACPMEGFMPAEYDEVLGLKEKGLSSVVVCSIGFRSPEDEYAKAKKVRFSTDEMIERL